The Chloroherpetonaceae bacterium genome window below encodes:
- the gyrA gene encoding DNA gyrase subunit A — translation MQRERIVPITIEDEMRDSYIDYSMSVIVSRALPDVRDGLKPVHRRVLFGMSELGLQAGRPYKKSARIVGEVLGKYHPHGDTAVYDTIVRMVQEFSLRYPLIDGQGNFGSVDGDAPAAMRYTEVRLKRITAEMLRDLDKNTVDFAPNFDDSLEEPTVMPSAFPNLLVNGSSGIAVGMATNIPPHNLTEVINGLIAFIDNREITIEELMKHVKAPDFPTAGIIYGYGGVKEAFTTGRGKITLRAKVKIEVNQKNDRESIIITELPYQVNKARLLEKIADLVNDKKLEGISGVNDESDKDGMRVVIELKKGAVTQVVLNNLYKHTQMQETFGVIMLALVDGVPRVLNLKEMMHYYIRHRHEIIIRRTKFDLSEAEKRAHILEGLKICLDNLDEVIKTIRAAKDGDDARTTLMERFKLSEIQAKAILDMRLQRLTGLERQKIEDEYREVLKLIGELKEILANEALQMKIVKEELIQVRKDFGDERRTEIIYQTDEFSMESLIKEEDVIITITHNGFIKRTPVDTYRRQGRGGKGISGGATKEDDFIEHLIIASTHHYILFFTTKGKCYWLKVYEIPEASRTARGRSITNIIQLEEGESICAFISVKEFVESQFILMATKNGIIKKTPLTEYSNPRKTGIIAINIEDGDSLIEAKLTDGNHQVILAKNSGYAVRFHESEVRPMGRNSIGVKGAELDDKEAIVAMVTTRHEDITLLTVTNLGYGKRSALEEYRMTRRGASGVITLKENDKVGSLVTMLEVADSDDLIIVTNNGIVNRQHVADIRVMGRNTSGVRLVRLEDGDTIAAVARVPKEEEDGNETPSAAPAPEPDDLFGGKE, via the coding sequence ATGCAACGCGAAAGAATTGTACCGATTACAATCGAAGACGAAATGAGAGATTCGTACATCGATTACTCGATGTCCGTCATTGTTAGCCGCGCCCTTCCCGATGTGCGCGACGGCCTAAAGCCCGTTCATCGCCGAGTCCTTTTTGGCATGAGCGAATTGGGGCTTCAAGCCGGAAGGCCATATAAAAAATCGGCGCGTATCGTTGGAGAGGTTCTCGGAAAGTATCACCCGCACGGCGACACCGCCGTTTATGATACCATCGTTCGAATGGTTCAAGAGTTTTCGCTCCGCTATCCGCTTATTGACGGGCAAGGAAATTTCGGCTCGGTTGATGGCGATGCGCCCGCAGCAATGCGTTACACCGAAGTCCGCTTAAAGCGAATCACCGCTGAAATGCTGCGCGACCTCGATAAAAATACGGTTGACTTTGCACCCAATTTCGATGATTCACTCGAGGAGCCAACGGTAATGCCTTCGGCCTTCCCGAACCTTTTGGTGAATGGTTCATCGGGGATTGCCGTCGGTATGGCCACGAATATTCCACCTCATAATTTAACCGAAGTCATCAATGGACTCATTGCTTTCATCGATAACCGTGAGATTACGATTGAAGAATTGATGAAGCATGTCAAAGCGCCCGACTTCCCTACGGCCGGAATTATCTATGGATACGGCGGCGTAAAAGAAGCGTTCACAACCGGTCGTGGAAAAATTACGCTCCGTGCCAAAGTGAAGATCGAAGTCAATCAAAAGAACGACCGTGAATCGATTATCATCACCGAGCTTCCTTATCAAGTCAATAAAGCGCGGCTTTTAGAAAAGATTGCTGATTTGGTGAATGATAAAAAATTGGAAGGCATCTCCGGCGTCAATGACGAGAGCGATAAAGATGGCATGCGCGTGGTGATTGAATTGAAGAAAGGGGCTGTCACGCAAGTGGTGCTGAATAATCTTTACAAGCATACGCAAATGCAAGAAACATTTGGCGTGATTATGCTTGCGCTTGTTGATGGTGTGCCTCGCGTGCTTAATCTGAAAGAGATGATGCACTATTACATTCGGCATCGCCACGAGATTATTATTCGCCGCACGAAGTTTGATTTATCCGAAGCCGAAAAACGCGCCCATATTCTCGAAGGGCTTAAAATTTGCTTAGATAATTTAGACGAAGTCATTAAAACCATTCGTGCCGCAAAAGACGGCGACGATGCCCGCACCACCTTGATGGAAAGGTTCAAGCTCTCCGAAATTCAAGCAAAAGCAATTTTGGATATGCGCTTGCAACGCCTCACAGGACTTGAACGCCAAAAAATCGAAGACGAATATCGCGAAGTGCTTAAGCTCATCGGCGAATTGAAAGAAATTTTGGCGAACGAAGCACTTCAGATGAAGATCGTAAAAGAGGAATTGATTCAAGTGAGAAAAGACTTTGGCGATGAACGCCGCACAGAGATTATTTATCAGACCGATGAATTTTCGATGGAAAGCCTTATTAAAGAAGAAGATGTGATTATCACCATCACGCATAACGGCTTCATTAAACGCACGCCGGTGGACACCTATCGCCGTCAAGGTCGGGGCGGAAAAGGCATTTCAGGCGGTGCCACCAAAGAAGATGATTTTATCGAACATCTTATTATTGCCTCTACTCATCACTACATTCTCTTTTTTACGACAAAGGGAAAATGTTATTGGCTGAAGGTGTATGAAATCCCCGAAGCAAGCCGCACCGCGCGAGGCCGTTCGATAACCAATATTATTCAATTGGAAGAAGGGGAATCGATTTGCGCGTTTATCAGTGTGAAAGAATTTGTGGAGTCGCAGTTTATTTTGATGGCAACGAAGAACGGCATCATCAAAAAAACGCCTCTTACGGAATATTCAAACCCACGAAAGACGGGCATCATTGCCATCAACATTGAAGATGGCGATTCGCTCATCGAAGCCAAGCTCACGGATGGAAACCATCAAGTTATCTTAGCTAAAAACTCCGGCTATGCGGTTCGTTTCCACGAGTCCGAAGTTCGCCCGATGGGAAGAAATTCGATTGGCGTGAAAGGTGCAGAACTTGATGATAAGGAAGCCATCGTTGCAATGGTGACAACGCGCCACGAAGACATTACGCTTCTTACGGTAACGAATCTCGGCTACGGAAAACGCAGTGCGCTCGAGGAATACCGCATGACACGGCGCGGTGCAAGCGGCGTGATTACACTTAAGGAAAATGATAAGGTCGGCAGCCTTGTCACGATGCTTGAAGTCGCGGATTCCGATGATCTGATTATCGTGAC